ACTTTTTGCATCCCGAGTATGAAGTTCAGGATTATAAAGATGGCTATCGATATCTAGATTTTGCCTATTTGCGACCCATGATCAAATTGTGTTTTGAAATCGATGGGTATGGCCCCCATATGCGCCAACTGAGCCGCTGGCAATTTATTGATCAACTAGAAAGGCAGAATCATCTCGTGTTGGATGGTTGGACCGTCATTCGATTTTCGTATGATCAAGTAAAAGACCATCCCCGCCGCTGCCAGCAAATCACGGAACAGATCATTGCCAGATTAACGGGCCACGGACTGGGTTCGCTAGAACTATCTATCGCGGAAAAAGAAATCGTGAGCTATGCGT
This portion of the Ammoniphilus oxalaticus genome encodes:
- a CDS encoding DUF559 domain-containing protein, which translates into the protein MRRLTEGSLFAEKLFLEKVWWPLFHQFNFLHPEYEVQDYKDGYRYLDFAYLRPMIKLCFEIDGYGPHMRQLSRWQFIDQLERQNHLVLDGWTVIRFSYDQVKDHPRRCQQITEQIIARLTGHGLGSLELSIAEKEIVSYALQTGKPFSPREICQLLDLSPKPVRRILSGLVEQRMIEPAFTGRERIHGYRLVRETRNPFL